The Myxococcota bacterium genome has a segment encoding these proteins:
- a CDS encoding methyl-accepting chemotaxis protein: MSPFGKWLESTGATTGLPASWVETMIEDAPVNMMFADRDLVLRYMNRASRETLRTVEHLLPCTVDELIGISIDQFHRDPERQRGLLADPANLPHEATISLASERLRLRIHAVHDAKGQHVGAMATWEVVTQEEKTRAQADHLADQLQALARGELLASIDVDPVPSLAAMKQSLDTLIQSTHDVAGVARAIASGDLTVSISPRSERDELLTALKEMVAGLDHVVVDLKDNADQVTRDSASVAQASESLSQNAAESAASLEEISSTMEVMAGMTTQNAENAKAAVGLASEARSTAEAGDEQMQAMVAAMREIDEASRSISKIIKVIDEIAFQTNLLALNAAVEAARAGVHGKGFAVVAEEVRNLAERSARAAKETTDLIEGSGRKVTQGRSIAEKTAASLSEIVEAIGKVTDLVSEIATASREQAEGIGQINSGLAQVDSVTQQNTAASEEMAGTARTLEQRTSDVRNSLSRFTTTARPRHREAKAHVEPPHRAAPQATPRAPAAARAATPSRGGWDELGDASPKRGATASSGIVIALDDEEFGRY; encoded by the coding sequence ATGAGCCCGTTCGGAAAGTGGCTGGAGTCGACCGGAGCGACGACCGGACTCCCGGCTTCGTGGGTCGAGACGATGATCGAGGACGCCCCGGTGAACATGATGTTCGCCGACCGCGACCTCGTGCTCCGCTACATGAATCGCGCCTCGCGCGAGACGCTGCGCACGGTCGAGCACCTGCTTCCCTGCACCGTCGACGAGCTGATCGGGATCTCGATCGACCAGTTCCACCGCGACCCGGAGCGCCAGCGGGGCCTGCTCGCCGATCCCGCGAACCTCCCGCACGAGGCCACGATCTCGCTCGCCAGCGAGCGCCTCCGCCTGCGCATCCACGCCGTCCACGACGCGAAGGGACAGCACGTCGGTGCGATGGCGACCTGGGAGGTGGTGACGCAGGAGGAGAAGACGCGCGCGCAGGCCGACCACCTCGCCGACCAGCTCCAGGCGCTCGCGCGGGGTGAGCTGCTGGCCTCGATCGACGTCGATCCCGTGCCGAGCCTCGCCGCGATGAAGCAGAGCCTCGACACGCTGATCCAGTCGACGCACGACGTCGCGGGCGTCGCGCGGGCGATCGCGAGCGGCGACCTCACGGTCTCGATCTCGCCGCGCTCCGAGCGCGACGAGCTGCTGACCGCGCTGAAGGAGATGGTCGCGGGCCTCGACCACGTCGTGGTCGACCTCAAGGACAACGCCGATCAGGTGACGCGCGACAGCGCGAGCGTCGCGCAGGCGAGCGAGAGCCTGTCGCAGAACGCCGCCGAGTCCGCCGCCTCGCTCGAGGAGATCAGCTCGACCATGGAGGTCATGGCGGGCATGACGACCCAGAACGCGGAGAACGCGAAGGCCGCGGTCGGGCTCGCCAGCGAGGCGCGCTCGACGGCCGAGGCCGGCGACGAGCAGATGCAGGCGATGGTCGCCGCGATGCGCGAGATCGACGAGGCGAGCCGCAGCATCTCGAAGATCATCAAGGTGATCGACGAGATCGCCTTCCAGACGAACCTGCTGGCGCTCAACGCCGCGGTCGAGGCCGCGCGCGCGGGCGTGCACGGCAAGGGGTTCGCGGTCGTCGCCGAGGAGGTGCGCAACCTCGCCGAGCGCAGCGCGCGCGCGGCGAAGGAGACGACCGACCTGATCGAGGGCTCGGGCCGCAAGGTCACACAGGGTCGCTCGATCGCGGAGAAGACGGCGGCTTCGCTCTCCGAGATCGTCGAGGCGATCGGCAAGGTGACCGACCTCGTCTCCGAGATCGCGACGGCGAGCCGCGAGCAGGCCGAGGGCATCGGGCAGATCAACAGCGGCCTCGCGCAGGTCGACTCGGTCACGCAGCAGAACACGGCCGCCTCGGAAGAGATGGCCGGAACGGCGCGCACGCTCGAGCAGCGCACGTCCGACGTCCGCAACAGCCTCTCGCGCTTCACGACCACGGCTCGCCCTCGGCACCGCGAGGCCAAGGCGCACGTCGAGCCGCCGCACCGGGCCGCGCCGCAGGCGACGCCCCGGGCTCCCGCCGCAGCGCGCGCCGCGACGCCGTCGCGCGGAGGGTGGGACGAGCTCGGCGACGCGTCGCCGAAGCGAGGTGCGACGGCGTCCTCCGGGATCGTGATCGCGCTCGATGACGAAGAGTTCGGTCGGTACTGA
- a CDS encoding chemotaxis protein CheW translates to MAGESEPQSNGSSQLVAFGVGLRRFGVPIDVVLEMAPLGQVDPIPNAPRWILGMMRLRESVVPVLDLRVRLGMPSLVEEGASIVAVVRESRDEHAAWLRSLQASCQDRRAVDVPVGARSCKFARFQLEFESSDVKLMHLLEKLEAPHQRLHEAVREAVDRTTCGDWDGARARLESLRRTEFSALLDRFDDVETHVEEGQRRMAIVLRTQKRAACIAVDRVESVVGYETSQVEATPLEEEMMIDGRGLTAAVVKPLDDGRLIQVLDVERLFEPYEGSEE, encoded by the coding sequence ATGGCAGGCGAATCCGAGCCGCAGTCGAACGGCTCTTCCCAGCTGGTCGCGTTCGGTGTCGGGCTGCGCCGGTTCGGCGTTCCCATCGACGTGGTGCTCGAGATGGCGCCGCTCGGTCAGGTCGACCCGATTCCGAACGCGCCGCGCTGGATCCTCGGGATGATGCGGCTCCGCGAGAGCGTCGTGCCCGTGCTCGACCTGCGCGTCCGCCTCGGGATGCCGAGCCTCGTGGAGGAGGGCGCATCGATCGTCGCCGTCGTCCGCGAGAGCCGCGACGAGCACGCGGCATGGCTGCGCTCGCTCCAGGCCTCGTGCCAGGACCGGCGCGCCGTCGACGTCCCGGTGGGAGCGCGGTCGTGCAAGTTCGCGCGCTTCCAGCTCGAGTTCGAGTCGAGCGACGTGAAGCTCATGCACCTCCTCGAGAAGCTCGAGGCGCCGCACCAGCGGCTCCACGAGGCCGTGCGCGAAGCCGTCGACCGCACGACGTGCGGCGACTGGGACGGCGCGCGTGCGCGCCTCGAATCGCTCCGCCGCACGGAGTTCTCCGCCCTGCTCGACCGGTTCGACGACGTCGAGACGCACGTCGAGGAAGGGCAGCGGCGCATGGCGATCGTGCTGCGCACGCAGAAGCGCGCCGCGTGCATCGCCGTCGACCGCGTCGAATCCGTGGTGGGGTACGAGACCTCGCAGGTCGAGGCGACCCCGCTCGAGGAGGAGATGATGATCGACGGTCGGGGCCTGACGGCCGCTGTCGTCAAGCCGCTCGACGACGGGCGGTTGATCCAGGTGCTCGACGTCGAGCGCCTCTTCGAGCCGTACGAGGGGAGCGAGGAATGA
- a CDS encoding CheR family methyltransferase, whose translation MTSTATSDGAEPKRPELSDGEFDRLRALIEGEFGIALGADKKPLVLARLGKIIATEGYASFDDYYRELVANRTHAMLSDLVDRISTNHTHFHREAAHFDFLVKTALPDVIEPHRARNQRDLRVWCAASSTGEEPYTLAMLVRDFLGTEYASWRAGVLATDISSRALDTARTGVYAADNVARLPEPLRRRYFAPVAKGLLQVDAQLRRDVVFRRFNLMNEKLPFKRGFDVIFCRNVMIYFRPETTRALVQRLYDATLPGGYLFVGHSEALDRSWSPFEFVAPGVHRKSSAVAAAPAARKG comes from the coding sequence ATGACTTCGACCGCTACTAGCGACGGCGCCGAGCCGAAGCGACCGGAGCTGTCGGACGGGGAGTTCGACCGGCTGCGCGCGCTCATCGAGGGCGAGTTCGGCATCGCCCTCGGCGCCGACAAGAAGCCGCTCGTGCTCGCGCGGCTCGGCAAGATCATCGCGACCGAAGGCTACGCGAGCTTCGACGACTACTATCGAGAGCTCGTCGCGAACCGGACGCACGCGATGCTGTCGGATCTCGTCGATCGCATCTCGACGAACCACACGCACTTCCACCGCGAAGCGGCCCACTTCGACTTCCTCGTGAAGACGGCGCTCCCGGACGTGATCGAGCCGCATCGCGCCCGCAACCAGCGCGACCTGCGCGTGTGGTGCGCGGCGAGCTCGACCGGCGAGGAGCCGTACACGCTGGCGATGCTGGTGCGCGACTTCCTCGGCACCGAGTACGCCTCCTGGCGCGCCGGCGTGCTCGCGACCGACATCTCGAGCCGCGCGCTCGACACGGCGCGAACGGGCGTCTATGCGGCCGACAACGTGGCACGGCTGCCCGAGCCGCTGCGCCGCCGCTACTTCGCGCCCGTCGCGAAGGGACTCCTCCAGGTCGACGCACAGCTCCGTCGCGACGTCGTGTTCCGCCGCTTCAACCTGATGAACGAGAAGCTCCCCTTCAAGCGCGGGTTCGACGTGATCTTCTGCCGCAACGTGATGATCTACTTCCGACCGGAGACGACGCGCGCGCTCGTGCAGCGCCTGTACGACGCCACGCTGCCCGGCGGATACCTGTTCGTCGGGCACTCGGAAGCGCTCGACCGTTCGTGGTCCCCGTTCGAGTTCGTCGCGCCCGGCGTCCACCGGAAGAGCAGCGCCGTCGCGGCGGCTCCCGCGGCGAGAAAGGGCTGA
- a CDS encoding phosphotransferase family protein, which yields MPLPSKRDRDALRTRLAEWLATQLPPDAKPDVSPLAIPEGNGLSSETLLFDATWTEDGERRAHALVARMSPDMTDWPTFPEYDLALQVDCLRIVRARSDVPVPEVAFFERSADVLGAPFFVMHRVDGVAPTDMPPYPFDGWLLAASAEERARVERSSIGILADLHAIEVDDELRRVLDRPRHGATALDQHLAYQRAYYEWAREGTRFPTIERTFAWLEAHRPSDPGEAVLNWGDARIGNVLYRDFAPVAVLDWEMAALGPREVDLAWMVQMNHFFQSLAEAVGVPGLPDFLTKERAIAIYEERTGHRVRDFDWYFVFGALRFMIISTRTSARAVAYGQMEAPASPDDLLINRKQVEPYVG from the coding sequence ATGCCCCTTCCCTCGAAGCGCGACCGCGACGCGCTGCGCACGCGGCTCGCCGAGTGGCTCGCCACGCAGCTCCCGCCCGACGCGAAGCCGGACGTGTCGCCGCTCGCGATTCCGGAGGGCAACGGGCTCTCGAGCGAGACGCTGCTGTTCGATGCGACGTGGACCGAGGACGGCGAGCGGCGCGCGCACGCGCTCGTCGCGCGGATGAGCCCGGACATGACGGACTGGCCGACGTTCCCGGAGTACGACCTCGCGCTCCAGGTCGACTGCCTGCGCATCGTGCGCGCGCGCAGCGACGTGCCGGTGCCGGAGGTCGCGTTCTTCGAGCGCTCCGCCGACGTGCTCGGCGCGCCGTTCTTCGTCATGCATCGCGTCGACGGGGTCGCCCCGACCGACATGCCGCCCTACCCGTTCGACGGCTGGCTCCTCGCCGCATCGGCCGAGGAGCGCGCGCGGGTCGAGCGGAGCTCGATCGGCATCCTCGCCGACCTGCACGCGATCGAGGTCGACGACGAGCTCCGCCGGGTGCTCGACCGCCCGCGCCACGGCGCGACCGCGCTCGACCAGCACCTCGCCTATCAACGCGCCTACTACGAGTGGGCGCGGGAGGGCACGCGCTTCCCGACGATCGAGCGCACGTTCGCGTGGCTCGAGGCGCACCGGCCCTCGGACCCCGGCGAAGCCGTCCTCAACTGGGGCGACGCGCGCATCGGCAACGTGCTGTACCGCGACTTCGCGCCGGTGGCCGTGCTCGACTGGGAGATGGCCGCGCTCGGGCCGCGCGAGGTCGACCTCGCGTGGATGGTCCAGATGAACCACTTCTTCCAGAGCCTCGCCGAGGCGGTCGGCGTTCCCGGCCTTCCGGACTTCCTCACGAAGGAGCGCGCGATCGCGATCTACGAGGAGCGCACCGGGCACCGCGTGCGCGACTTCGACTGGTACTTCGTGTTCGGCGCGCTGCGCTTCATGATCATCTCGACGCGCACGTCGGCGCGCGCCGTGGCCTACGGGCAGATGGAGGCGCCGGCCTCGCCGGACGACCTCCTCATCAACCGCAAGCAGGTCGAACCCTACGTCGGGTGA
- a CDS encoding chemotaxis protein CheA, with protein sequence MSSDLDDNQDLCIEFVTESREMLAQVEPLLVELESTCASSGELDVSQIDTIFRAFHSMKGSGGFLNLDNLVSVTHTAESLLDQFRKGQATLRPEHITELCQAMDFVNELLEHIETRFDDAGYESEAAAISARLAALMGASEQAPPATTAAPAGPAAPAAPASEPDAADASDGDPTLITPEMLEAFVAEASDRIEAAERALLSLEADPSDVEHRDIAFRELHSLKGNCGFFGYRDMETLTHAAENALDELRESRLQPDAKVTGALLHAIDVLRTAVAELPDGGGAIPEHERGLVFDRSEPASGAAPTPPVPSARPAAPVADARAKQRPEPAEKADRAEGSDRKSRGSIRVDLEKLDALMDLVGELILAETMVTHCPDLEGHSFERFQKAALHLNRITRSLQDVAMAARMIPIGPTFRKMLRLVRDLGQKQHKQVDLVLAGEDTEIDKTVVEAIADPLVHLIRNSVDHGIESPDVRRAAGKTAGGTIRLEARHQGGEIWIVIEDDGKGLDRDAILEKAIARGLTEPGRELRDSEIFRFIFEAGFSTAKQVTDVSGRGVGMDVVRRNIEALNGRVDIASEIGKGTAITIRLPLTLAIIEGMLVRVGESIYTFPLLAIRESIPITQDDVSVLTDGQEMVHVRGRLLPMVRLHRYHGIECEAERLEDGIVIVVEGDQTFCVWVDEIIGQRQTVIKALPTYLGHIRGVSGCSILSNGDISFILDVQSVQSQWAPHA encoded by the coding sequence ATGAGCTCGGACCTGGACGACAATCAGGACCTCTGCATCGAGTTCGTCACCGAGAGTCGCGAGATGCTCGCGCAGGTCGAGCCGCTCCTCGTGGAGCTCGAGTCGACGTGCGCCTCCTCCGGCGAGCTCGACGTCTCGCAGATCGACACGATCTTCCGCGCCTTCCACTCGATGAAGGGCAGCGGCGGCTTCCTCAACCTCGACAATCTCGTCTCGGTGACGCACACGGCGGAGTCGCTGCTCGATCAGTTCCGCAAGGGACAGGCGACGCTCCGGCCCGAGCACATCACCGAGCTCTGCCAGGCGATGGACTTCGTCAACGAGCTGCTCGAGCACATCGAGACGCGGTTCGACGACGCCGGCTACGAGAGCGAAGCGGCTGCGATCTCCGCGCGGCTCGCGGCACTGATGGGCGCGAGCGAGCAGGCTCCGCCCGCGACGACCGCCGCGCCTGCCGGGCCCGCCGCCCCTGCCGCGCCCGCGAGCGAGCCCGACGCGGCGGACGCGAGCGACGGAGACCCGACGCTCATCACGCCCGAGATGCTCGAGGCGTTCGTCGCGGAAGCGTCGGACCGCATCGAGGCGGCCGAGCGCGCGCTGCTGTCGCTCGAGGCCGACCCGAGCGACGTCGAACACCGCGACATCGCCTTTCGCGAGCTGCACAGCCTGAAGGGCAACTGCGGCTTCTTCGGCTACCGCGACATGGAGACGCTCACGCACGCCGCCGAGAACGCGCTCGACGAGCTGCGCGAGAGCCGCCTGCAGCCCGACGCGAAGGTGACGGGTGCGCTGCTGCACGCGATCGACGTGCTGCGCACCGCGGTCGCGGAGCTTCCCGACGGCGGCGGTGCGATTCCCGAGCACGAGCGCGGCCTCGTCTTCGACCGCTCGGAGCCCGCGTCCGGCGCCGCGCCGACGCCGCCCGTGCCGTCCGCGCGCCCGGCCGCGCCGGTCGCCGACGCGCGCGCGAAGCAGCGACCGGAGCCGGCCGAGAAGGCCGACCGGGCGGAGGGCTCCGACCGGAAGTCGCGCGGCAGCATCCGCGTCGACCTCGAGAAGCTCGACGCGCTGATGGACCTCGTCGGCGAGCTGATCCTCGCGGAGACGATGGTCACCCACTGTCCCGACCTCGAAGGGCACAGCTTCGAACGCTTCCAGAAGGCGGCGCTCCACCTCAATCGCATCACGCGCAGCCTGCAGGACGTCGCGATGGCCGCGCGGATGATCCCGATCGGCCCGACCTTCCGGAAGATGCTCCGGCTCGTTCGCGACCTCGGGCAGAAGCAGCACAAGCAGGTCGACCTCGTCCTCGCGGGCGAGGACACCGAGATCGACAAGACGGTCGTCGAGGCGATCGCCGACCCGCTCGTCCACCTCATCCGCAACTCGGTCGACCACGGCATCGAGTCGCCGGACGTGCGCAGGGCCGCGGGCAAGACCGCGGGCGGAACGATCCGACTCGAAGCGCGCCACCAGGGCGGAGAGATCTGGATCGTCATCGAGGACGACGGCAAGGGGCTCGACCGCGACGCGATCCTCGAGAAGGCGATCGCGCGCGGCCTCACCGAGCCCGGCCGCGAGCTCCGCGACTCGGAGATCTTCCGGTTCATCTTCGAGGCGGGCTTCTCGACGGCGAAGCAGGTCACGGACGTCTCGGGCCGCGGCGTCGGCATGGACGTCGTCCGCCGCAACATCGAGGCGCTGAACGGACGCGTCGACATCGCGAGCGAGATCGGCAAGGGGACGGCGATCACGATCCGCCTCCCGCTCACGCTCGCGATCATCGAAGGCATGCTCGTTCGCGTCGGCGAGTCGATCTACACCTTCCCGCTGCTCGCGATCCGCGAGTCGATCCCGATCACGCAGGACGACGTCTCGGTGCTCACGGACGGCCAGGAGATGGTGCACGTCCGGGGTCGACTGCTCCCGATGGTGCGGCTCCACCGCTATCACGGGATCGAGTGCGAGGCCGAGCGGCTCGAGGACGGCATCGTCATCGTGGTCGAGGGCGACCAGACCTTCTGCGTCTGGGTCGACGAGATCATCGGGCAGCGCCAGACGGTGATCAAAGCCCTGCCCACGTATCTCGGGCACATCCGCGGCGTGTCCGGGTGCTCGATCCTCAGCAACGGCGACATCAGCTTCATCCTCGACGTCCAGTCCGTGCAGTCCCAGTGGGCACCGCACGCATGA
- a CDS encoding SDR family oxidoreductase, giving the protein MGTSRGASRALQAFDLTGRVSLVTGATKGIGRAMVQGLAEAGSDVVVVSRKQELCDEVAREIEKATGRRALAVACHVGDWDALPALVDRVYDAFGRLDVLVNNAGINPTPTPVTAITSEYFDKLISVNLKGPIRLAALVAPRMGAAGGGSIINVTTVGAYAGGPGVGTYTCGKAALTNITKVMAQEWVGMNVRVNALAPGPFMTEMMKGTAKFDERFIDRTAEATLMKRIAEPEEIVPLCLYLASDASAFVTGEDFAIAGGMRSN; this is encoded by the coding sequence GTGGGAACGAGCAGAGGGGCGAGCCGGGCGCTGCAGGCGTTCGATCTCACGGGCCGCGTGTCGCTCGTGACGGGCGCGACGAAGGGCATCGGCCGCGCGATGGTGCAGGGCCTCGCCGAGGCGGGCAGCGACGTCGTCGTCGTGAGCCGCAAGCAGGAGCTGTGCGACGAGGTCGCGCGCGAGATCGAGAAGGCGACCGGCCGGCGCGCGCTCGCCGTCGCGTGTCACGTCGGTGACTGGGACGCGCTGCCCGCGCTCGTCGACCGCGTCTACGACGCCTTCGGCCGCCTCGACGTGCTCGTGAACAACGCCGGCATCAACCCGACACCGACGCCCGTCACCGCGATCACGAGCGAGTACTTCGACAAGCTCATCTCCGTGAACCTGAAGGGCCCGATCCGGCTCGCCGCGCTCGTCGCGCCGCGCATGGGCGCCGCGGGCGGGGGCTCGATCATCAACGTCACGACGGTCGGCGCCTATGCGGGCGGGCCGGGCGTCGGCACGTACACGTGCGGCAAGGCCGCGCTCACGAACATCACGAAGGTGATGGCCCAGGAGTGGGTCGGCATGAACGTGCGCGTGAACGCGCTCGCGCCGGGGCCCTTCATGACGGAGATGATGAAGGGCACGGCCAAGTTCGACGAGCGCTTCATCGACCGCACCGCCGAGGCGACGCTGATGAAGCGCATCGCCGAGCCCGAGGAGATCGTGCCGCTCTGCCTGTACCTGGCGAGCGATGCTTCCGCGTTCGTCACCGGCGAGGATTTCGCGATCGCCGGCGGCATGCGCAGCAACTGA
- a CDS encoding methyl-accepting chemotaxis protein, which translates to MTPHTDDRRLEREAVLFAALAVAAIAAATAFVAAKAGPLAAAGLLAALTAAAAAGSRVWLRAAFTRPLAGLAARVENSGQSALDAAEATQGRGVVGRLGRELTGFVDRFVRMQRTVADASARVSSGSERVTRLSRELSANSNRSAASLEQMSATMEEIANQTRRNADDAERAHALAHDASARAHQGSAHMKRMAEAMAEIDAASASISKIIKVIDEIAFQTNLLALNAAVEAARAGEHGKGFAVVAEEVRALAERSASAARETTALIEGSVHKVHQGRDTTHDLAEAIEEIVRSIASASELVSGIKESSREQANAIAQMNTGLSQVDAVTQQNAASAEAMASAAEQLEAEAAAVRNAVGGPSGAARATSGASRAASRRDASAPRDAATARASQPTIPEPAAPSAGSAWGELEAPARPGPERDASRDAIVIRLDDDDFDRY; encoded by the coding sequence ATGACTCCGCACACGGATGACCGACGGCTCGAGCGCGAAGCCGTCCTCTTCGCGGCGCTGGCCGTCGCCGCGATCGCCGCGGCGACGGCGTTCGTCGCCGCGAAGGCAGGGCCGCTCGCGGCGGCCGGCCTGCTCGCCGCGCTGACGGCCGCGGCCGCGGCGGGCTCGCGAGTCTGGCTGCGCGCCGCGTTCACGCGCCCGCTCGCCGGCCTCGCCGCGCGCGTCGAGAACTCGGGGCAGAGCGCGCTCGACGCGGCGGAGGCGACGCAGGGCCGCGGCGTCGTCGGTCGGCTGGGGCGCGAGCTCACCGGGTTCGTCGACCGGTTCGTCCGGATGCAGCGGACCGTCGCGGACGCCTCGGCGCGCGTGTCGAGCGGGAGCGAGCGGGTGACGCGACTCAGCCGCGAGCTCTCCGCGAACTCGAACCGGTCGGCTGCGTCGCTCGAGCAGATGAGCGCGACGATGGAGGAGATCGCGAACCAGACGCGCCGCAATGCCGACGATGCCGAGCGCGCCCACGCGCTCGCGCACGACGCGAGCGCGCGCGCGCATCAGGGCAGCGCGCACATGAAGCGGATGGCCGAGGCGATGGCCGAGATCGACGCGGCGAGCGCGAGCATCTCGAAGATCATCAAGGTCATCGACGAGATCGCGTTCCAGACGAACCTCCTCGCGCTCAACGCCGCGGTCGAGGCCGCGCGCGCCGGCGAGCACGGGAAGGGATTCGCAGTCGTCGCGGAGGAGGTGCGCGCGCTCGCCGAACGCAGCGCCAGTGCGGCGCGCGAGACCACGGCGCTCATCGAGGGCAGCGTCCACAAGGTCCATCAGGGGCGCGACACGACGCACGACCTCGCGGAGGCGATCGAGGAGATCGTGCGCTCGATCGCGAGCGCGAGCGAGCTCGTGTCGGGTATCAAGGAATCGAGCCGCGAGCAGGCGAACGCGATCGCGCAGATGAACACGGGCCTCTCGCAGGTCGACGCCGTCACTCAGCAGAACGCAGCGAGCGCCGAGGCGATGGCGAGTGCGGCCGAGCAGCTCGAAGCCGAAGCGGCCGCGGTCCGCAACGCGGTCGGAGGCCCGTCCGGCGCGGCGCGCGCGACGAGCGGAGCGTCGCGAGCGGCGTCGCGCCGCGATGCGTCGGCGCCGCGCGACGCCGCGACGGCGAGAGCGAGTCAGCCGACGATTCCGGAGCCTGCCGCGCCGTCCGCCGGCTCGGCCTGGGGCGAGCTCGAAGCGCCCGCGCGGCCGGGCCCCGAACGCGATGCGAGCCGCGATGCGATCGTGATCCGCCTGGACGACGATGACTTCGACCGCTACTAG
- a CDS encoding chemotaxis protein CheW — translation MTAIEPSVGGAYGRVDPPDDVALREQFLTFEIAGETYGVALSSVDEIIGFQRMTVVPDAAGAVVGVINLRGTVVPVVDVRRRFGMEAREVDERTCIIVVHVRDESIGLLVDTVSEVVDAPAAAIEKAPRSAADPSATSMIRGLVRVEDDVKILLDVERLLFDDVDGEAPGEHEEKRA, via the coding sequence ATGACTGCCATCGAGCCGAGCGTGGGAGGCGCATACGGACGCGTCGATCCGCCCGACGACGTCGCGCTGCGCGAGCAGTTCCTCACCTTCGAGATCGCCGGCGAGACCTACGGCGTCGCGCTCTCGAGCGTCGACGAGATCATCGGCTTCCAGCGCATGACCGTCGTGCCGGACGCGGCCGGCGCCGTCGTCGGCGTCATCAACCTGCGCGGCACCGTGGTGCCGGTCGTCGACGTCCGCCGGCGCTTCGGCATGGAGGCGCGCGAAGTCGACGAGCGCACCTGCATCATCGTCGTCCACGTCCGCGACGAGAGCATCGGACTCCTCGTCGACACCGTCTCCGAGGTCGTCGACGCGCCGGCCGCCGCGATCGAGAAGGCGCCGCGCAGCGCCGCCGACCCGTCGGCGACGTCGATGATCCGCGGCCTCGTGCGGGTGGAGGACGACGTGAAGATCCTGCTCGACGTCGAGCGCCTGCTCTTCGACGACGTCGACGGAGAGGCACCCGGCGAGCACGAGGAGAAGCGAGCATGA
- a CDS encoding TauD/TfdA family dioxygenase: MTLASSSAPDSFPYSVRGDLPLVVEPRGDDAASRSVARLHQALKEHEAWVGDALARHGAMLFRGFDVAGADDFEQLARAIDDELKNEYLGTSPRDAVAGSSFVFSASELPDYYPIPQHCEMSFCATPPRHVFFSCLVEPAAGSGETPLCDFRAVWRDLDPGVRERFVAGGIRHVRNYAPPGSDANDPMQLKGWDEMFQTTDREAVERRAREEGFEPSWTEGGGLRLVSTQPVYRDHPTTGERAWHNHATTFHVGTAFAEYRRIVALRPTERNRNLAAFAEKLDERARSRASDERAMHTTYADGSEIPDADMEAVRDAVWRHMVVTPWKRGDVVAIDNAVVSHGRLPYEGPRQVVVCWA; encoded by the coding sequence ATGACGCTCGCCTCCTCCTCGGCTCCCGATTCGTTCCCGTACTCCGTTCGCGGTGACCTCCCGCTCGTCGTCGAGCCGCGCGGCGACGATGCGGCGAGCCGATCCGTCGCGCGTCTCCACCAGGCGCTGAAGGAGCACGAAGCCTGGGTGGGCGACGCGCTCGCGCGCCACGGCGCGATGCTCTTCCGCGGCTTCGACGTCGCCGGCGCCGACGATTTCGAGCAGCTCGCGCGCGCGATCGACGACGAGCTGAAGAACGAGTATCTCGGCACGTCGCCGCGCGACGCCGTCGCCGGCTCGAGCTTCGTGTTCAGCGCGAGCGAGCTGCCCGACTACTATCCGATCCCCCAGCACTGCGAGATGAGCTTCTGCGCGACGCCGCCGCGCCACGTGTTCTTCTCGTGCCTCGTCGAGCCGGCCGCGGGGAGCGGAGAGACGCCGCTGTGCGACTTCCGCGCCGTGTGGCGCGACCTCGACCCCGGCGTGCGCGAGCGCTTCGTCGCCGGGGGCATCCGGCACGTCCGCAACTACGCGCCGCCCGGCAGCGACGCGAACGATCCGATGCAGCTCAAGGGCTGGGACGAGATGTTCCAGACGACCGATCGCGAGGCCGTCGAGCGGCGCGCACGCGAGGAGGGCTTCGAGCCGTCGTGGACCGAGGGCGGAGGGCTCCGTCTCGTCTCGACGCAGCCCGTGTACCGCGACCATCCGACGACGGGCGAGCGCGCGTGGCACAACCACGCGACGACCTTCCACGTGGGAACGGCCTTCGCCGAGTATCGGCGCATCGTCGCCCTGCGGCCCACCGAGCGGAACCGCAACCTCGCCGCGTTCGCCGAGAAGCTCGACGAGCGCGCGCGCTCGCGCGCGTCCGACGAGCGCGCCATGCACACGACCTACGCCGACGGGAGCGAGATCCCGGACGCCGACATGGAGGCCGTGCGCGACGCGGTGTGGCGGCACATGGTCGTCACGCCCTGGAAGCGCGGCGACGTGGTCGCGATCGACAACGCGGTCGTGTCGCACGGCCGGCTTCCGTACGAGGGGCCGCGCCAGGTCGTGGTCTGCTGGGCCTAG
- a CDS encoding response regulator — translation MKILIVDDSSVMRKIVLRTLRQAGFGGHDFSEAENGSDALQKIASAQPDLILSDWNMPEMTGIELLETLNGDGKKIPFAFITSEATDQMKQQAHDAGATAFVTKPFTADSIAAALGTLIH, via the coding sequence ATGAAGATCCTGATCGTCGACGACAGCAGCGTGATGCGGAAGATCGTGCTGCGCACGCTGCGCCAGGCCGGCTTCGGCGGCCACGACTTCAGCGAGGCCGAGAACGGATCGGACGCACTGCAGAAGATCGCGTCGGCACAGCCGGACCTGATCCTCTCGGACTGGAACATGCCGGAGATGACGGGCATCGAGCTGCTCGAGACGCTGAACGGGGACGGGAAGAAGATCCCGTTCGCGTTCATCACCTCCGAGGCGACGGACCAGATGAAGCAGCAGGCGCACGATGCGGGCGCGACGGCATTCGTGACGAAGCCCTTCACCGCGGACTCGATCGCCGCGGCTCTCGGAACGCTCATCCACTGA